The Styela clava chromosome 10, kaStyClav1.hap1.2, whole genome shotgun sequence genome window below encodes:
- the LOC120347335 gene encoding uncharacterized protein LOC120347335: protein MAKNIQYSEVASTHSSSSAKTRLSSTSSKCLQAELMLLEAQEELLKEKIETAMTEAKKKKAELLLKASSSGTSSRHGDSVDLTRLHFSSDETVHQLPIRQYASDVGHAHMVREPSKSTVVWESSPITSEGVLQSCGSVPPVLTHATGAHQPVVNSYAREGVLQSCGSVPPVLTHATGAHQPVVNSYAREGVLQSCGSVPPVLTHATGAHQPVVNSYAREGVLQSCGSVPSVLTHATGAHQPVVNSYGSGGVVQSGFAPSVSTLATGAHQPVVNSYESGNRQVGDGIYQAVPNSALPLQTARSAVPPDYGAMINALREGFTLPKVELMEFDGNPLRFHAFMKSFETNIHCHQHAPETKLAQLIQLCSGIAKDAIKNLVLVSPPSKGYQMAWQTLHEQFGNRTVVIEATSKEVTNGPKIMDDDTQGLCKLATQLRNCEIVLSEWNANSFMDGYENLERVFSRLPMYLQRKYADQFDDSKLPTFSHLVAFVVKKAQLTTTFYGRIVTKNSAKQKSTIRVTKPRMTRTTSYAVTNTQEKTPGPKVADLQYKCVDCQGNHALHNCVEFKGRSVNDRAEMVRRNNLCFNCLYRSHRANNCPSKYVCQVNGCGKLHHSLLHVDQKKPPTTGAHFSSNANSQNNVSAPKKENGAGAYFANVNCSENIQNFVRLKVVPVEVTSNGASDAVCTYAFLDEGSTRSLCSHNLLAKLGIEGKPEDCMLATANGSKLHGGKTVSLKVKGCDSERVVDIPNVLAINLPNLESSIPTANVLQKYPHLSDLEFPVLGSSEVDLLIGAEVLANHPISEIRLCDQKAKFPAAHRTVFGWALFGPDRTMSHSSCESVSDVSCPRLNNVCACDTDQFLCKICGHDFIDLDCDPFTTEHSLDDKKALVVMNDTAVKVNGRYQVALPWKDKNIKLPNNRQMAVKRLESQKRKFIRDPDLFFKYKSKINDYLDKGYAEIVPEGDPGSLGRTWYMPHHSTGAKFRVVFDCSAECGGTSLNKNLLSGPDLNTNLVSILLRFLEEAVAFICDVREMYLRVILDSRDRDAMRFLWYPNDDLGKKPIDLRMCSHVFGATSSPSIASFVLKRVADDNLTNADLETIQTVQRSFFVDDGVKSKRTVDETLQLINQLIELLASGGFRLTKFACNKIEVMEAIPEADRSTATKALDFSTKLTERTLGIYWNMVHDVFKVRVEIEFRPSTRRGMLSMLGQVYDPLGFIQPFLIPAKRILQDLCFLGYSWDDPVEGDLYDGWEKWISTLPSLRELTIQRCYKPEGFEAANVQLHCFCDASRVGYGAVAYLGLENESCEVHCAFVKGTARVTPKKLVTIPRLELTAAVVATELAHSVTNALDYEIHETCYWTDSMTVLQMLNSRSQRFKTFVANRVNIIQSISDVSQWSHVPTNENPAYIASRGLMPDKLDKAKLWFQGPIFLWQQSVSWSGTSSVSDTIPTNSDLHCEIKVNLVEVQKRSQYFPELVNRYSTWEKLSRTIAWMLRFKFFILWKTCRSNDSPMTGDLTATELSVATIQICKLAQIESFSPELEYFSERVHDGPDYLSSGCKLPTSPHSKALIKLSPFLDNDILRVGGRLRHSHLSPEQKHPIILPPHHHVTKLIIEYYHRQNGHSGTLHTLSSVREKFWILCGQAEVRKVLNACKLCKLRASRPGSQWMAPLPESRVLGGRTPFYHTAVDYFGPLKVKLGRKEYKRYGCIFTCSVTRAVHIEVSESLDASAFLQAFFRFCDRRSKPSHVISDNGTNFVAGERLLAEGICKWNQSQIANSLSQHGIQWDFQPPLAPHQNGLVEIMVREAKRVLYAICAKSRTFTDFSLISMLTGVERILNDRPLTPISDDARDLEVLTPNSILTGNLDPSIAPDKFTRGDEFRENWRHVQLSLDRFWNRWTKEYLPLLQKRQKWLFPERNLKVGDIVLLYGDDTPRGVWPKGRVIEVFPDKDGMVKRVKVHTRNSDLVRDVRKLCLLEAA, encoded by the coding sequence ATGGCGAAAAATATACAATACTCTGAAGTTGCTTCCACGCATTCATCTAGCTCAGCGAAAACAAGACTTTCATCAACATCATCAAAGTGCCTCCAGGCAGAACTGATGCTTCTTGAAGCTCAAGAAGAATTGTtgaaagaaaaaatagaaacaGCAATGACAGAAGCGAAGAAGAAGAAGGCTGAGCTACTTCTAAAGGCTAGTTCATCAGGGACTTCGTCCAGACATGGCGACTCAGTGGATCTCACGAGATTGCATTTTTCTTCTGATGAAACAGTTCACCAACTACCAATAAGACAATATGCTTCAGATGTAGGTCACGCACATATGGTTCGTGAGCCTTCAAAATCTACTGTTGTTTGGGAATCTTCCCCTATTACAAGTGAAGGAGTGCTGCAGAGCTGCGGTTCTGTACCACCTGTGTTAACACATGCTACTGGTGCGCATCAGCCAGTAGTAAATTCATATGCAAGGGAAGGAGTGCTGCAGAGCTGCGGTTCTGTACCACCTGTGTTAACACATGCTACTGGTGCGCATCAGCCAGTAGTAAATTCATATGCAAGGGAAGGAGTGCTGCAGAGCTGCGGTTCTGTACCACCTGTGTTAACACATGCTACTGGTGCGCATCAGCCAGTAGTAAATTCATATGCAAGAGAAGGAGTGCTGCAGAGCTGCGGTTCTGTACCATCTGTGTTAACACATGCTACTGGTGCGCATCAGCCAGTAGTAAATTCATATGGCAGTGGAGGTGTCGTTCAGAGCGGTTTTGCACCATCTGTGTCAACACTTGCTACTGGTGCGCATCAGCCAGTAGTAAATTCATACGAAAGTGGCAATCGTCAAGTTGGCGATGGGATTTATCAGGCGGTACCGAATTCAGCTTTGCCACTTCAAACAGCAAGAAGTGCTGTTCCTCCAGATTATGGTGCTATGATTAATGCTCTGCGAGAAGGTTTCACATTGCCCAAAGTTGAACTGATGGAGTTTGATGGAAATCCCCTGCGTTTCCATGCCTTCATGAAGTCATTTGAGACTAACATTCATTGTCACCAACATGCGCCTGAAACAAAGCTTGCACAGCTGATTCAATTGTGTTCTGGCATCGCAAAGGATGCCATCAAGAATTTAGTACTAGTGTCGCCACCAAGCAAGGGCTATCAGATGGCGTGGCAAACCTTACATGAACAGTTTGGTAACCGAACTGTGGTAATTGAAGCTACAAGTAAAGAGGTAACAAATGGTCCCAAGATTATGGACGATGACACTCAAGGACTTTGCAAGTTGGCCACTCAACTGCGTAATTGTGAGATTGTGCTTAGTGAGTGGAATGCAAATTCATTCATGGATGGCTATGAAAATCTTGAGCGTGTATTCTCACGTCTGCCCATGTACTTGCAACGAAAGTATGCGGACCAATTTGATGACAGTAAACTTCCTACATTTTCACACTTGGTTGCATTCGTGGTGAAGAAAGCGCAGCTAACTACTACATTTTATGGTCGGATTGTGACCAAGAATTCTGCCAAACAGAAATCAACTATTCGAGTCACCAAACCTAGGATGACAAGAACTACATCGTATGCAGTCACCAATACCCAAGAGAAGACTCCAGGACCCAAGGTAGCTGATTTGCAGTACAAGTGTGTGGACTGTCAAGGAAATCATGCTTTACACAACTGTGTCGAGTTTAAAGGGAGAAGTGTTAATGATCGCGCCGAAATGGTGAGACGAAATAATCTTTGCTTTAATTGCTTGTATCGTTCTCATCGTGCAAATAATTGTCCTTCTAAATATGTGTGTCAAGTGAATGGCTGTGGTAAATTACATCACAGTTTATTACATGTTGATCAAAAGAAGCCACCAACCACTGGTGCTCATTTTTCTAGCAATGCTAATTCTCAAAATAATGTGTCTGCCCCCAAGAAAGAAAATGGGGCCGGTGCTTATTTTGCAAATGTTAATTGTtcggaaaatattcaaaattttgttagaCTTAAGGTTGTACCTGTGGAGGTTACCAGCAATGGTGCTTCTGATGCTGTGTGTACTTATGCCTTTTTAGATGAAGGGTCTACCAGATCCTTGTGCTCCCACAATTTACTTGCAAAATTGGGTATTGAGGGTAAACCTGAAGATTGTATGCTCGCAACAGCGAATGGTAGTAAATTACACGGTGGTAAAACAGTTTCACTGAAAGTAAAAGGTTGTGATTCGGAAAGGGTTGTTGACATTCCCAATGTTTTGGCAATTAATTTACCCAATTTAGAGAGTTCTATCCCGACTGCTAATGTGTTGCAGAAATATCCTCATTTGAGTGATTTGGAATTTCCTGTGCTAGGATCTAGTGAGGTTGATTTATTGATTGGTGCAGAAGTGTTAGCCAATCATCCCATTTCTGAAATTAGGCTTTGTGATCAAAAGGCAAAGTTTCCCGCTGCTCACAGGACAGTATTTGGTTGGGCTCTTTTCGGTCCTGACAGAACTATGTCTCATAGCAGTTGTGAAAGTGTAAGTGATGTTTCATGTCCTCGTCTAAATAATGTGTGTGCATGTGATACTGATcaatttttgtgcaaaatttGTGGTCATGATTTTATAGATTTAGATTGTGATCCCTTCACCACTGAACATTCCCTAGATGATAAGAAAGCTCTTGTAGTGATGAATGACACTGCAGTAAAAGTAAATGGGAGGTACCAAGTTGCTCTTCCAtggaaagataaaaatattaaacttcCAAACAATCGTCAAATGGCAGTGAAAAGATTAGAGTCCCAAAAACGAAAATTCATTAGGGACcctgatttattttttaaatacaagtCCAAAATTAATGATTACTTAGACAAGGGGTATGCGGAAATAGTGCCTGAGGGTGATCCTGGGTCTCTGGGTAGGACTTGGTATATGCCACACCACTCTACTGGGGCCAAGTTCCGGGTTGTTTTCGATTGCAGTGCGGAGTGCGGCGGCACTTCACTTAACAAGAATTTACTTTCAGGTCCAGACCTAAATACGAATTTGGTGAGTATTCTACTGCGGTTTCTCGAGGAAGCGGTTGCCTTTATTTGTGATGTGCGCGAAATGTATCTACGTGTTATTCTGGACAGTCGAGATCGTGATGCGATGCGTTTTCTGTGGTATCCGAATGACGACTTGGGAAAGAAACCTATTGATCTGCGAATGTGTTCGCATGTTTTTGGCGCGACGTCGAGTCCTTCGATTGCGTCATTTGTGTTGAAACGTGTCGCTGATGACAATCTAACGAATGCTGATCTGGAAACGATACAGACAGTGCAACGCAGTTTTTTCGTTGATGATGGTGTGAAGTCGAAACGTACCGTCGATGAAACACTTCAATTGATAAATCAGCTGATCGAATTACTCGCATCGGGTGGGTTCCGTCTTACAAAGTTTGCTTGTAATAAAATTGAAGTAATGGAAGCGATTCCCGAGGCGGATCGCTCTACCGCAACGAAAGCGCTTGACTTTAGTACAAAGTTGACTGAACGTACGCTGGGAATTTATTGGAACATGGTGCACGATGTCTTCAAGGTTCGGGTGGAAATTGAGTTTCGACCCTCAACGCGCCGTGGCATGCTCAGCATGCTTGGCCAGGTATATGATCCATTGGGGTTTATTCAACCGTTTTTGATTCCCGCAAAGCGCATTTTGCAGGATTTGTGTTTTTTGGGTTACTCGTGGGATGATCCTGTCGAGGGAGACTTGTATGATGGTTGGGAGAAATGGATCAGCACCTTGCCTAGTTTGAGGGAGTTGACTATACAACGTTGCTACAAACCGGAAGGATTTGAGGCGGCGAATGTGCAGCTTCACTGTTTTTGCGACGCAAGTAGAGTGGGCTACGGTGCAGTAGCGTACCTAGGGTTGGAGAACGAATCCTGCGAGGTTCACTGTGCATTTGTAAAGGGTACTGCGCGTGTTACCCCCAAGAAGCTAGTGACAATTCCACGACTAGAATTGACGGCGGCAGTCGTTGCCACAGAACTTGCTCATTCTGTTACAAATGCACTAGACTATGAGATACACGAAACTTGTTATTGGACAGACTCGATGACTGTGTTGCAGATGTTGAATAGTAGATCACAGCGCTTTAAGACTTTTGTAGCCAATCGGGTTAATATTATTCAATCAATTTCTGATGTGTCGCAGTGGTCTCATGTTCCAACAAATGAAAATCCAGCATACATCGCTTCTCGTGGTCTTATGCCAGATAAGTTGGATAAGGCAAAATTATGGTTTCAAGGTCCAATTTTTTTGTGGCAACAAAGTGTTTCATGGTCTGGCACTTCATCAGTGTCAGATACCATACCAACTAATTCCGATTTACATTGTGAAATTAAGGTGAATCTTGTTGAAGTTCAAAAGAGATCCCAGTATTTTCCTGAGTTGGTAAATCGCTATTCAACGTGGGAAAAATTGTCGAGAACAATTGCATGGATGTTGCgttttaagttttttattttgtggaaAACCTGTCGATCAAATGACTCCCCAATGACTGGAGATTTAACTGCTACGGAACTTAGTGTAGCAACTATTCAGATCTGCAAGTTGGCCCAAATTGAATCGTTTTCTCCAGAGCTCGAATATTTCAGTGAGCGTGTACATGACGGACCAGACTACTTGAGCAGTGGCTGTAAGTTGCCTACATCACCACATTCTAAGGCTCTCATTAAACTTAGCCCATTTTTAGACAATGATATTTTGCGGGTGGGTGGCCGTCTTCGACACTCACATTTATCACCGGAGCAGAAGCATCCAATAATATTACCACCTCATCATCATGTAACAAAATTGATAATAGAGTATTATCATCGGCAAAATGGTCATTCTGGTACATTGCACACTCTTTCCTCTGTGCGGGAAAAATTTTGGATTCTTTGTGGACAGGCGGAAGTCCGTAAGGTGCTGAATGCTTGTAAATTGTGCAAGTTGAGGGCGAGTAGACCTGGTTCACAGTGGATGGCTCCTCTGCCAGAGTCGCGTGTTCTGGGTGGTCGCACTCCTTTCTATCACACTGCTGTAGATTACTTTGGTCCATTGAAAGTCAAATTGGGACGTAAGGAATACAAGCGGTATGGATGCATATTCACCTGTTCAGTCACTAGGGCTGTTCATATTGAGGTCTCGGAATCACTTGATGCATCTGCATTTTTGCAGGCCTTTTTTCGATTTTGTGATAGGCGTTCAAAACCATCCCATGTAATTTCAGATAATGGCACAAACTTTGTGGCTGGTGAGAGACTTCTTGCTGAGGGGATTTGTAAGTGGAATCAGAGTCAAATTGCAAATTCTCTGTCACAACATGGAATTCAGTGGGATTTTCAACCGCCTTTAGCACCTCACCAAAATGGCTTGGTTGAGATAATGGTCCGGGAGGCAAAAAGAGTTCTTTATGCGATTTGTGCGAAATCACGAACATTTACTGATTTTTCGCTCATCTCCATGCTGACTGGGGTAGAAAGAATTTTGAATGATCGCCCATTGACACCTATTAGTGATGATGCAAGGGATTTGGAGGTTCTGACACCAAATTCCATTTTGACTGGAAATCTTGATCCCTCTATTGCTCCCGATAAGTTTACGCGCGGTGACGAGTTTCGCGAAAATTGGAGACATGTCCAGCTCAGTCTTGATCGATTCTGGAATCGCTGGACAAAGGAGTATTTACCGCTATTGCAAAAGAGACAGAAATGGCTCTTTCCTGAGAGAAATTTGAAAGTAGGTGACATTGTGCTTCTGTATGGCGACGATACTCCGCGCGGCGTTTGGCCCAAGGGTAGAGTGATTGAGGTATTTCCCGATAAGGATGGGATGGTTAAGAGGGTTAAGGTTCATACTAGGAATTCTGATCTAGTTCGTGATGTTAGGAAACTCTGCCTACTTGAAGCTGCTTAA